In Amaranthus tricolor cultivar Red isolate AtriRed21 chromosome 5, ASM2621246v1, whole genome shotgun sequence, a genomic segment contains:
- the LOC130813403 gene encoding uncharacterized protein LOC130813403, with amino-acid sequence MPDYISNLYTYMTDLNLTNHQLKGYSLSDIEDILKKMGSSLMNICPEMCQSDNCVKDGQNKLILEELYYNKDSLKAKLHELLPMMIEEQTLIFDEITKSIESGKGGAFFLYGQSGTRKAFMWRILCACLRSKGEIVLPVASSGIAYLLLPKGRSAHLRFEIPNS; translated from the exons ATGCCAG attatatatcaaatttatACACTTACATGACAGATTTAAACCTCACGAATCATCAATTAAAGGGTTATTCCTTAAGTGATATTGAGGatattctcaaaaagatgggaAGCTCTTTGATGAATATATGTCCTGAGATGTGTCAAAGTGATAATTGCGTTAAAGATGGTCAGAATAAGCTAATCTTAGAGGAGCTTTATTATAACAAGGATTCCTTGAAAGCTAAATTGCATGAGTTACTtccaatgatgattgaagagcAGACCTTGATATTTGATGAAATTACCAAATCCATTGAAAGCGGTAAAGGAGGTGCATTTTTTCTATATGGACAGAGTGGAACTAGAAAGGCATTTATGTGGAGGATATTATGTGCATGTTTACGATCAAAAGGTGAAATTGTACTTCCTGTTGCATCAAGTGGCATAGCATATTTGTTATTACCAAAGGGGAGGAGTGCACATTTAAGATTTGAAATACCTAACAGTTAG